From Mus musculus strain C57BL/6J chromosome 17, GRCm38.p6 C57BL/6J, the proteins below share one genomic window:
- the Cbs gene encoding cystathionine beta-synthase isoform 1 (isoform 1 is encoded by transcript variant 1): MPSGTSQCEDGSAGGFQHLDMHSEKRQLEKGPSGDKDRVWIRPDTPSRCTWQLGRAMADSPHYHTVLTKSPKILPDILRKIGNTPMVRINKISKNAGLKCELLAKCEFFNAGGSVKDRISLRMIEDAERAGNLKPGDTIIEPTSGNTGIGLALAAAVKGYRCIIVMPEKMSMEKVDVLRALGAEIVRTPTNARFDSPESHVGVAWRLKNEIPNSHILDQYRNASNPLAHYDDTAEEILQQCDGKLDMLVASAGTGGTITGIARKLKEKCPGCKIIGVDPEGSILAEPEELNQTEQTAYEVEGIGYDFIPTVLDRAVVDKWFKSNDEDSFAFARMLIAQEGLLCGGSSGSAMAVAVKAARELQEGQRCVVILPDSVRNYMSKFLSDKWMLQKGFMKEELSVKRPWWWRLRVQELSLSAPLTVLPTVTCEDTIAILREKGFDQAPVVNESGAILGMVTLGNMLSSLLAGKVRPSDEVCKVLYKQFKPIHLTDTLGTLSHILEMDHFALVVHEQIQSRDQAWSGVVGGPTDCSNGMSSKQQMVFGVVTAIDLLNFVAAREQTQT, translated from the exons ATGCCTTCAGGGACATCCCAGTGTGAAGATGGCTCTGCTGGGGGCTTCCAGCACTTGGACATGCACTCAGAAAAGAGACAACTGGAGAAGGGCCCCTCAGGGGACAAGGATCGAGTCTGGATCCGGCCTGATACCCCAAGCAGATGTACCTGGCAGCTGGGCAGGGCCATGGCGGACTCCCCACATTATCACACAGTGCT GACCAAATCCCCCAAAATTTTACCAGATATTCTGAGGAAAATTGGGAACACCCCTATGGTCAGAATCAACAAGATCTCAAAGAATGCCGGTCTCAAGTGTGAGCTCT TGGCCAAGTGTGAGTTCTTCAATGCGGGTGGGAGTGTGAAGGACCGCATCAGCCTTCGGATGATCGAAGATGCTGAGCGAGCTGGAAACTTGAAGCCTGGAGACACTATCATTGAGCCAACTTCTGGCAACACAG GGATCGGGCTGGCTCTGGCTGCTGCAGTGAAGGGCTATCGCTGCATTATCGTGATGCCGGAGAAGATGAGTATGGAGAAG GTGGATGTGCTGCGGGCTCTGGGAGCCGAGATTGTGAGGACGCCCACCAATGCCAGATTTGATTCCCCCGAGTCCCACGTGGGAGTGGCATGGCGACTGAAGAACGAAATCCCTAATTCTCACATTCTGGACCAG TACCGCAATGCCAGCAACCCTTTGGCACACTACGATGACACCGCCGAGGAGATCCTGCAGCAGTGTGACG GGAAGCTGGATATGCTGGTGGCTTCAGCAGGCACGGGTGGCACCATCACAGGGATCGCCagaaagctgaaggagaagtGCCCTGGCTGTAAA ATCATCGGTGTCGATCCTGAAGGCTCCATCCTTGCGGAGCCCGAGGAGCTGAACCAGACGGAGCAAACAGCCTATGAGGTGGAAGGGATTGGCTACGACTTCATCCCGACAGTCCTGGACAGGGCG GTGGTGGATAAGTGGTTCAAGAGCAACGATGAAGATTCCTTCGCCTTTGCCCGCATGCTCATCGCACAGGAAGGACTGCTATGTG GTGGAAGCTCTGGCAGCGCCATGGCTGTGGCTGTGAAGGCTGCCCGGGAGCTGCAGGAAGGGCAGCGCTGTGTGGTCATCCTGCCTGACTCTGTGCGGAACTACAT GTCCAAGTTCCTGAGTGACAAATGGATGCTGCAGAAAGGTTTCATGAAAGAGGAGCTCTCAGTGAAGAGGCCCTG GTGGTGGCGTCTGCGTGTTCAAGAGCTGAGCCTGTCGGCCCCGCTGACCGTGTTGCCCACGGTCACCTGTGAGGACACCATCGCCATCCTCCGGGAGAAGGGTTTTGACCAGGCACCTGTGGTCAACGAGTCTGG GGCCATCCTAGGGATGGTGACCCTCGGGAACATGCTGTCATCCCTGCTGGCTGGAAAGGTGCGGCCATCAGACGAAGTCTGCAAAGTCCTCTACAAGCAGTTCAAACCG ATCCACCTGACCGACACGCTGGGCACACTCTCTCACATCCTGGAGATGGACCACTTCGCCCTGGTGGTCCACGAGCAGATCCAAT CACGAGACCAGGCCTGGTCAGGAGTGGTGGGGGGGCCCACAG ACTGCAGCAATGGCATGTCCAGCAAGCAGCAGATGGTGTTTGGGGTTGTCACTGCCATTGACCTGCTAAACTTCGTGGCAGCCCGTGAGCAGACCCAGACATAG
- the Cbs gene encoding cystathionine beta-synthase isoform 2 (isoform 2 is encoded by transcript variant 3), producing MPSGTSQCEDGSAGGFQHLDMHSEKRQLEKGPSGDKDRVWIRPDTPSRCTWQLGRAMADSPHYHTVLTKSPKILPDILRKIGNTPMVRINKISKNAGLKCELLAKCEFFNAGGSVKDRISLRMIEDAERAGNLKPGDTIIEPTSGNTGIGLALAAAVKGYRCIIVMPEKMSMEKVDVLRALGAEIVRTPTNARFDSPESHVGVAWRLKNEIPNSHILDQYRNASNPLAHYDDTAEEILQQCDGKLDMLVASAGTGGTITGIARKLKEKCPGCKIIGVDPEGSILAEPEELNQTEQTAYEVEGIGYDFIPTVLDRAVVDKWFKSNDEDSFAFARMLIAQEGLLCGGSSGSAMAVAVKAARELQEGQRCVVILPDSVRNYMSKFLSDKWMLQKGFMKEELSVKRPWWWRLRVQELSLSAPLTVLPTVTCEDTIAILREKGFDQAPVVNESGAILGMVTLGNMLSSLLAGKVRPSDEVCKVLYKQFKPIHLTDTLGTLSHILEMDHFALVVHEQIQYCSNGMSSKQQMVFGVVTAIDLLNFVAAREQTQT from the exons ATGCCTTCAGGGACATCCCAGTGTGAAGATGGCTCTGCTGGGGGCTTCCAGCACTTGGACATGCACTCAGAAAAGAGACAACTGGAGAAGGGCCCCTCAGGGGACAAGGATCGAGTCTGGATCCGGCCTGATACCCCAAGCAGATGTACCTGGCAGCTGGGCAGGGCCATGGCGGACTCCCCACATTATCACACAGTGCT GACCAAATCCCCCAAAATTTTACCAGATATTCTGAGGAAAATTGGGAACACCCCTATGGTCAGAATCAACAAGATCTCAAAGAATGCCGGTCTCAAGTGTGAGCTCT TGGCCAAGTGTGAGTTCTTCAATGCGGGTGGGAGTGTGAAGGACCGCATCAGCCTTCGGATGATCGAAGATGCTGAGCGAGCTGGAAACTTGAAGCCTGGAGACACTATCATTGAGCCAACTTCTGGCAACACAG GGATCGGGCTGGCTCTGGCTGCTGCAGTGAAGGGCTATCGCTGCATTATCGTGATGCCGGAGAAGATGAGTATGGAGAAG GTGGATGTGCTGCGGGCTCTGGGAGCCGAGATTGTGAGGACGCCCACCAATGCCAGATTTGATTCCCCCGAGTCCCACGTGGGAGTGGCATGGCGACTGAAGAACGAAATCCCTAATTCTCACATTCTGGACCAG TACCGCAATGCCAGCAACCCTTTGGCACACTACGATGACACCGCCGAGGAGATCCTGCAGCAGTGTGACG GGAAGCTGGATATGCTGGTGGCTTCAGCAGGCACGGGTGGCACCATCACAGGGATCGCCagaaagctgaaggagaagtGCCCTGGCTGTAAA ATCATCGGTGTCGATCCTGAAGGCTCCATCCTTGCGGAGCCCGAGGAGCTGAACCAGACGGAGCAAACAGCCTATGAGGTGGAAGGGATTGGCTACGACTTCATCCCGACAGTCCTGGACAGGGCG GTGGTGGATAAGTGGTTCAAGAGCAACGATGAAGATTCCTTCGCCTTTGCCCGCATGCTCATCGCACAGGAAGGACTGCTATGTG GTGGAAGCTCTGGCAGCGCCATGGCTGTGGCTGTGAAGGCTGCCCGGGAGCTGCAGGAAGGGCAGCGCTGTGTGGTCATCCTGCCTGACTCTGTGCGGAACTACAT GTCCAAGTTCCTGAGTGACAAATGGATGCTGCAGAAAGGTTTCATGAAAGAGGAGCTCTCAGTGAAGAGGCCCTG GTGGTGGCGTCTGCGTGTTCAAGAGCTGAGCCTGTCGGCCCCGCTGACCGTGTTGCCCACGGTCACCTGTGAGGACACCATCGCCATCCTCCGGGAGAAGGGTTTTGACCAGGCACCTGTGGTCAACGAGTCTGG GGCCATCCTAGGGATGGTGACCCTCGGGAACATGCTGTCATCCCTGCTGGCTGGAAAGGTGCGGCCATCAGACGAAGTCTGCAAAGTCCTCTACAAGCAGTTCAAACCG ATCCACCTGACCGACACGCTGGGCACACTCTCTCACATCCTGGAGATGGACCACTTCGCCCTGGTGGTCCACGAGCAGATCCAAT ACTGCAGCAATGGCATGTCCAGCAAGCAGCAGATGGTGTTTGGGGTTGTCACTGCCATTGACCTGCTAAACTTCGTGGCAGCCCGTGAGCAGACCCAGACATAG